A genomic window from Montipora capricornis isolate CH-2021 chromosome 8, ASM3666992v2, whole genome shotgun sequence includes:
- the LOC138060103 gene encoding battenin-like has protein sequence MQLGEESKVKWLLIPFFFAYGLVMVFLSEVVAQALPDMLNDTSSLSEMEGKLNIAERSSFTTEEAALAIGGAAKLIVKIILPCQTTQIPYLFRIILLFAFYAAGLGIVLVSHSPLARLVGVVAFESASAMAEVTFLSLTAFYGEYAVKSFVAGGGLSLVAGPLYYAGVLEWTCVSPRLAVAFIAPLLPCFFLLYVFMSRSLSAGKSQNITFPSVRYASIRNPSKEQDIQELNFSKKFTLVWSLFMMMTYMFLLYFADELSMKAFVKPLAYPHKDLYPMGRLTYYTFANAIGKFLGRVYLLLVSITCSFLVPYLQIKSTWILATVGSILSFLLVFGSWFRFKTEVEFVVAYRVVIGFLTGTIYANPALLVHQEITAVSRRELALGILTLGSSAGLYAARLMELYLRSHLTKHCLFELQLGGNCFPVNSYFVDWQNNIPCY, from the exons ATGCAACTGGGAGAAGAATCCAAAGTAAAATGGCTTCTAATTCCCTTCTTCTTCGCGTATGGCTTGGTGATGGTTTTTCTCAGCGAGGTGGTAGCTCAAGCTTTACCAGACATGTTGAATGATACTTCATCTTTGAGTGAGATGGAAGGCAAACTCAATATCGCTGAAAGAAGCTCCTTTACAACGGAGGAAGCCGCCCTAGCTATCGGAGGAGCTGCAAAGTTAATCGTCAAAATCATCCTACCGTGTCAGACAACGCAAATCCCGTATCTCTTTCGAATTATTTTGCTCTTTGCATTCTATGCCGCGGGTCTAGGTATCGTTCTTGTCTCACATTCTCCTTTGGCGAGGCTGGTAGGAGTCGTTGCTTTTGAATCGGCAAGTGCCATGGCAGAAGTGACGTTTCTCTCTCTCACAGCTTTTTACGGTGAATATGCGGTCAAAAGCTTTGTGGCAGGAGGTGGTTTGAGCTTGGTAGCTGGACCGTTATATTACGCAG gaGTCTTGGAATGGACTTGTGTTTCACCGCGACTCGCCGTGGCTTTTATCGCACCACTCCTCCCttgctttttccttttgtaCGTTTTCATGAGCCGTTCTCTTTCAGCAGGCAAATCTCAAAACATTACCTTCCCAAGTGTTCGCTATGCTTCTATACGCAATCCAAGTAAAGAGCAAGATATACAAGAATTAAATTTCTCGAAAAAATTTACCCTTGTGTGGAGTCTTTTCATGATGATGACCTATATGTTCTTGCTCTACTTTGCGGATGAATTGTCGATGAAGGCTTTTGTAAAACCACTGGCATATCCGCACAAGGATCTTTACCCGATGGGTCGGTTGACGTACTACACATTTGCAAACGCCATCGGCAAATTTTTGGGGCGTGTGTATCTTTTGCTGGTCTCCATCACGTGCTCGTTCCTGGTCCCTTACTTGCAAATAAAAAGCACGTGGATCCTAGCTACCGTTGGAAGTATATTGTCGTTTCTACTCGTGTTTGGTTCGTGGTTTCGCTTTAAAACAGAAGTGGAATTTGTTGTGGCGTACCGTGTGGTGATTGGTTTCCTCACAGGAACCATTTACGCCAATCCAGCCTTGTTAGTTCACCAGGAAATTACAGCTGTCTCGAGAAGAGAACTTGCTTTGGGCATCCTCACATTGGGATCATCCGCTGGACTATATGCCGCTAGGCTGATGGAACTGTATTTACGATCACATTTGACAAAACACTGTTTGTTTGAACTCCAACTGGGTGGAAATTGTTTTCCCGTGAATTCTTATTTTGTGGATTGGCAGAACAACATACCTTGTTACTGA
- the LOC138014469 gene encoding TNF receptor-associated factor 3-like, translating into MTCSNVGCNLKIKRRDKDAHAEECLYKVIFCSLCHHRTTVMDEDVHLEQCCPEGKTTCPFKCKLRVKRKELQLHLSACEQRMRSCEIPGCHFWGDSEVMKTHEEEQAQNHIRLLKEEREKLQQVVLRGDKNTLELRTGVSIASFRWTIDGFKERVAEKMTLSQSVPLTSTDFNSDGKLWRMLMFIAPPKCKMYVQLRSAVSPVRVAVRFVIFGNYDDAVTLDSELMKEGDMIGAEFSLTELEKKAEDRTGPLVVKVFLERVHLSLK; encoded by the exons ATGACCTGCTCCAATGTAGGgtgtaatttaaaaattaaacgaaggGACAAAGATGCACACGCCGAAGAATGCCTTTATAAGGTTATCTTTTGCTCTCTTTGTCACCATCGCACCACGGTAATGGACGAAGATGTACATCTAGAGCAGTGCTGCCCAGAAGGAAAAACCACGTgccctttcaaatgcaaattacgcGTGAAGAG GAAAGAATTACAACTGCACTTGAGTGCATGCGAACAAAGGATGAGGTCTTGCGAGATCCCGGGGTGCCACTTTTGGGGTGACAGTGAAGTTATGAAGACACACGAGGAAGAGCAAGCTCAGAATCATATACGACTTCTCAAGGAAGAGCGGGAAAAACTACAGCAAGTAGTTTTACGAGGG GATAAGAATACCCTGGAATTGCGAACGGGTGTGTCAATTGCCAGTTTTCGTTGGACAATAGATGGGTTTAAGGAGCGAGTAGCCGAGAAGATGACATTAAGTCAGAGCGTTCCACTCACAAGTACAGATTTTAATTCCGATGGAAAACTATGGAGGATGCTAATGTTCATAGCACCTCCAAAGTGCAAAATGTACGTACAATTGCGATCAGCAGTCTCACCCGTGCGAGTTGCTGTAAG ATTTGTGATCTTTGGAAACTATGATGACGCTGTGACCCTGGATAGCGAGTTGATGAAGGAAGGTGACATGATTGGCGCAGAGTTTTCCCTTACTGAACTGGAGAAAAAGGCGGAAGACCGTACCGGTCCTCTGGTTGTAAAAGTTTTCCTAGAAAGAGTCCATTTATctttaaagtaa